The nucleotide sequence aataaaagtggacaaaacgcgttttggaacattatttttttttaatttttagtgaattggctatttaggtgagtttaacacctcattttggtaggttgatgatgtaggaatgtgagttaaagaatttgctattgacacatttTAACTGATTTGCATATAAGTAGGAGCAGGGGCATGAGttgagttgtcaaaaaagcgagccccgaacagggttggcaaaaaaaaaccagacatgtttaaaacagtgttttcaacagcccaaaaaaaaattgaagtgtctAAAACAAGGAAAGTGTttaaaacgttgttttttttgaaatgaaaaaaaacatgtttttttctatttttctcatgaaattctcaatttttttacaatcacagtcacatttaaaaatcatttgataaccaatataaaaatgataaacagaaatttcaatcgttGGCAGAAAGAACACtacatgatgaataaaatttaaacaacaaaagtaagacttttgaaatttgaattttgactacctattcattttgcttatttattcaaaattttgtttgaaacgcgttttaaacatgttttaaacactgttttaaGCAACGAATCGATGAAACTGTTTTTAacatttgtttaaaacaaaaactgtttaaaacaaaaaaaacgttattttccaACTCTGGCCCCGAAGGAGCGAGAGgcttgagcgaagcgagtgcgcgagcAGGGGGCTGAGGTCGCGGAGCAAcctagggggcgaagccccctagtaaaatattaattgaaaaagtatATGCTGTGGTCACCTCTATCGAGAGGATCCTCACAGCATCAGATTCGACGTTGACGAGGAACCAACTATCGCGAATTGCGGACACCAAGCCAAGTGAGCTCGCATCGCGAAGATTCCGtatatacagtatgacacagaagtagtgccccgtggcttttatttctaagtggaaagagctagagagatgaatgaagcggcgttgagtagggaaaaataagggctttcaaaagcaaccttgaaaatttcagacccacgcacagggtgtccacaaactGAAAAACCGggttggtcaaaaaattcaaactggtttttattggcgcaatgtattctacacactgaTGCGACAAAaacatatgaattttttgaaaccggttcgttaatttgcaaccagttaacaaaaaatacccaaaaattgtagatagagaaaaaagtttgaaacaaaagttgaagagcgtgaaaaattacacaattctgtctaatcacattttgaaattggttcattggttcgcatttagcaaccagtttttgacaatcacctaaaaattgaagatacagaaaaatgattcaaacaaaagttgtagagcatgaaaaattgaaccattttcactgatcggattttgaaaccagttccttaatttgcaaccagttatcaaaattacctaaaaattggagatcgagaaaaaagcttgaaacaaaagttgtagagctcGAAAAATTATACGATTCTGTCTAATcgcattttgaaaccggttcgttggttcgcatttagcaagcAGTTTtttacaatcacctaaaaattgaagatacagaaaaattcttgaaacaaaagttgtagagcgtgaaaaatcgaaccattttcgctgatcagattttgaaaccggttcattatttttgggtattttttgttaactggttgcaaattaacgaaccggtttcaaaaaattcatatcacgtttttgtcgcatcagtgtgtagaatacattgcgccaataaaaacctgcagtttgaattttttgaccaaccCGGTTTTTCagtttgtggacaccctgtgcgtgggtctgaaattttcaaggttgcttttgaaagcccttatttttccctactcaacgccgcttcattcatctctctagctctttctacttagaaataaaagccgccgggcactacttctgtgtcatactgtatagaTGCACAGAGTACTTAGACTCCTCCCTCATAGGTACTTTTGGCCCAATTTTCATGTACTCGTACTGTACTGTACAACTATGTTTTCCACAGCATAGAAAGttgattcataaaaattacctatcttaGGTCGTAAAATATAAAGGTGCGAGAGCATTGGCTTCGCTTACCTTCTCCTAAGAGAAATGTACCTATAAGAAGTGTACCTATGGGTATACTTTTGATCTTATGCATTGTGGACGAAAATATACATACTGTACGTATATTTTCGTCGCAAGTATTATTCTATTGTAATATAAGCACGTTACCGATATTTTCAATACAGAGAGTAATTCTAATAAGTACTACCTaacggcagtggggccaatctgccctatgTCAATTGCCCCAACAAGGGTTGACTCAGGGGAAAGTAGGTCACCGAAGTTAAGCTCGGATCATGAAAAAATAGAGCAGATAAGACCCACTTAGGCGCTACCCCTACACTCGCTGTCCTGTATGCATGCCACTGCCCCTCGGAACTTTGCTACGGTGAACGTAGTCTAATTTCTGGGGAAACAAATTCAAAGATGGATCGGAGGCGGGACTATTTAGCATGTAAATGTATTGAACATATGTCCTGCATGTACCATCAAAAAGTGTACATTAGAGTCAGTCTTGATTATTATTCGTGCTCGAGTAATGTTTGGTCTGATAAAGTTTCATTGAAACTATATAAATATACAAGACATTTGAAAAAGACTGAGGAGCTCTAATGCACCGCTCAATGAGGGGATACACACAGTAGTACGTCAATCACatcacaaaaattgatcgaaaatggGATAGATTGTATAGAAGACACCTGGTaacgatttttgggattttcattttttgatttataaagaCGAGATTTGTAATGGGGAGAAAATTTCGTATTGTAGATTGAAGAGAGTATTTTCCAAGAatcaaaaagttggaaaatattgGGGTATTAAAAGTAGCCAAATCACTAACAAATATGGGTCATCCAAATAGTAAATTATTTCACTTGATTTAGCAATTAAAATACATAGTCACACCCTTTTAAATTTTGTCTTTGTATTTATTCTGATCGATAATCAGAAAATAGAGTAGTCTATGTATTTGGTGACGACGATTGGTTCGGCGTCGAAGCATCGATTAGAATTTggcctaaaatttcaaaaggtggGATTTACGTATAACAAGGGGAATTCTGGTTCTTTTTCTACCTATCGACGTatattttttaagttttcaagtgttatacgtaatttttgaataacGCGAAATATTGAAATAAGAGTGACTTAAAAAACGAGGAAAGGTATTTTCCAAAACGACTAggattttctggtaaaaaaaaaaatgtcactctGTTTAAAAGTTGGAGATTGACTAAAAGTTCAAATATAGTGTCCAAGTTTGTAGAAATACGCCTACTTGTGGCTAATAACTATACTATATAACATCTAGACATAATTAAATTTAAGAACatataaaaatgcaaaagtatgaaatacatataaaaaggattcaattttttcatttgtcgtCGAGTCTGTTAGTTGAGTATGAATCGCCGGATATCAATGTATCGTGATCCCTTATATACGTGTCTCCTTTACGTTATCAActacgatgaaatttttcagactgttgaacaaaagtaaaaaattgtaaaaaattgcaatgtacattatttacaaaaaaattcgactttAGGGCATGCAAAGCCGAATTTTGGCATGCACAAGAAACCAAATCTTATATATTaaaatgatgttgttttttttgttcccacgagatctcagtgagtactcaaccgattttcataaaagacccctcaatagaaagcttgtgaagtgtagatttgCAGGCTATtcttgaaagttcgaaaagtttggccaaaagctcaaaaagctcaaaaaatcatttctgccaatcacaacgcagcattcggcgtattataggtaggtataattctCACAAGATCTCAGAAAGTACTTAACCGATTTCcataaaagacccctcaatagaaagcttgtgaagtgtagatttTCATGctattcttgaaagtttgaaaagtttggttgaaagctcaaaaaccttgagaaatcatttcggccaatcacaacgcagcattcagCAATTACAATGATGTTCGATTATTTGTTCCTACCAGACCTCAGTATGTACTCAACCGATTTTCATGAATGGCCCCCcgatagaaagcttgtgaaatgtaatgtaggtatgcaggttattcttgaaagtttgaaaggtttggccaaaagttcaaaaagcttgACAAATCATTTGGTCAATCACACGTAGCATTCGGaaattatacgagtaattcCCACGAGATCTCAATAAGTACTcaactgatttttataaaagacCCCTCAACAGAAAGCTTGTGAAGATTAGATTTGCAGGGTGTTctagaaagtttgaaaagtttgcccaaaagctcaaaaacctcGAGAAATcatttcagccaatcacaacgcagcatttgGCGATTAGAATgatgttggtttttttgttCCCACTAGACCTCAGTATGTactcaactgattttcataaaaggcccctcaatagaaagcttgtgaaatgtaggtatgcaggttattcttgaaagtttgaaaggtttggccaaaagctcaaaaaacttgagaaattattttggcCAATCACAACATCACAATGTAGCATTCGGCAATTATAATTCCCACGAGATCTCAATAAGTACTcaaccgattttcataaaatacccctcaatagaaagcttgtgaagagTAAATTTACAGGGTATTCtggaaagtttgaaaagtttagCCAAAAGTTCGAAAACTTCGAGAAATcatttcagccaatcacaacgcagcatttgGCGATTAGAATGATGTTGGCTTCCTCACTATCTactcaactgattttcataaaagacccctcaatagaaagcttgtgaagtgtagatATGCAGGCtattattgaaagttcaacaaatTTGGCTAAATGTACAAAAATCTCGAGAAACCATTTTGGCCAATCTCAACGCAGCATGAttctcccaaaaaattgaatctgattcaaaatctgcgattcagttttcaaatgaaTCCGATTCGGAATCGGATTCAATGgactgatttgaaaattgtgattcgcgattcaatttttgttatttttgctaCCTACTGCTGACTTTTGatgcaaaataaaatcaaaaaatatgtatttcggacagattttgcgacattttttaaaaaacatgagcAAATAGGATCAAAATGGCCTGCAATTCACTTTTGGATAATGTTAAAAATGGCATGTTAACTGACTTTTTGTCTTTCCTCATGCAGAGGCTgaaggataatttttcaaatttccaaagaagtatgaaatcgatggacaaaaatatatttgagaCTGGAAtacaccaattttgaaacaaataaccGGAACCTTATCTGCCATGAAGGTCCAAAAAAGTatctgaaagtttcaaaatgacatcactactttttcactgccTTTTtgcaaccaaattttcagaaagctatccattcgacccccccccctcaacacacaaaaaataaaaaaactggaattggaagaaaatttgtttacaacatattttttaatttcaatcaaaatcattgaaaaaataatatgtacatacagaTGAACACATGTTATGAGACAAGGTGtcttaataaatttcaaaataaaaaagcaggaaattttttaaacactaacaattttataagaaaagggAGCCGAGGGGGGGggaattttacattaaaattttttacttttccaatgtctttAAACATCCCACGATTTTTCTCAAGCGAAcggatgtcaaaaatataattttatcatttcaatttatgattttatttcgtgctaatgtaatgaaacgaggcgaaaaaaaactttttcaacgtaaaaattttttaaaccaaaaattgatggaaaacttGAACaacatttggggggggggaatataccaatttttcgaaatgatacggcaagttttaaaataagtaggagataaaataacaattttgtcatttgaaaggtacaattttgcctaatattcataggtatgtaccttgtaggtcgtaggtaagtataaaaatttcgatttcttcttcaagtctgtaatttttgaattgcGGAAAAGAGAAATCCCATGCAAGAAAATCATAGATgagtagtactatagtactacttCAGTACTATTTTTGTACAACTATTCAGTACTAATTCAGTACTCCAGGACTAAGTAGTACTTTAGTATCAATTCAGTACTACTTCTGTATAACTATTCAGTAGTACTTCAGTATTGGGATACCAAGTAGTGCTATAGTACCATTCCAGTACTACTTCAAGTAAGACTATTCAGTACTACTTCAGTATTGTGGTATCAAGTAGTACTGTAAAACCATTCTAGTTCTATAGTTTAGTATTGCATAATATACTGCAGTTATAAAGAATAAGATATTACTCGAAGGGTCGGTTGGGGGCCCCTGGCGGATGCAGTGAATGTGACCATCAATATTTTATCCCCTCCTTCATAAAAATCTTCCTCatgctgtttttttctcaaattcagaTACTTGAGGATGCATTTGTGTTGTGTACTTGATTATGTTGTATGCCTCTCATctcattcattttcacaaaaattagtCAACCTGACGTGATCAACAAAACTGGAGGAGTTTCTTGggaaagtgaaaacaaaaaattcaccatgagtaaaaatgccaattttattCCATAAAATGACGAACttttaaagtgaaattaaagacaaaatgaaaattttgcaaattgaatACGATGCCAGGGCCCAGGCTCATAACAATTgttaatattttactttttgaatttatggaagtttcaaaaatggatttttttgggtTTGGAAGTGAGGTAGAAATTGACCCAAGCAAATTAAGCAAGaacaaaagatttgaaaattttgcattttgtgatgtaaaaaacaacgttttttaaaaatttgctcaattttttaggttttataaaattttagaatttgaatggtagggttttaaaaatttttaatttgaaaatgaaaagcgaaCCGTTTCGAGCGAGGTGCGAAGCATAAGCTAGTTTCAATATGTAGAAAAACACGAAgcaattgggcaaaaaatttcaaaaacatatatttttagaaataaaaaacaaggtTTTTTATGATTtgcgttcatttttttgacaactccATAGGTATTCCTTTTAATACAcgtataaaatttattcatttctaaCCAAACTTTGGAAATTACATAAGGTATATATAGCTAGACCTACAAATAGATATATTATACTATAGGTATACATTTGTAGAAGTGTAGAAGTATTGAATTGATTACagctaaaaaattatattagtAGCATATACCTACAAATGAATCGTATCACCACccgatttcaaaataattcaccAGGGGTATTATTACAACCCTTTCAGACGATTTTATAAATAATCCAATACATTTATTTTGAATAGAATCCGGAGTTACGACAATTGTTGAGCCCAAGTGCTCACCGAAATGATACAAAGGTTTTACATAtctattgaaaattgttttttcattgaCAAGTTTacagtttattttttcagcttctATCACAACgatctcttttttttccaaacattcaCGAACTACAAGTATATTTTTGATGTAAACAAATTGGCCACTATCCTTCAACCGAACGTAGCTATTATTTCGTTTCTTCAAGTCTGAAAACTGTGATGAATGACAAACCATTCcattaaatttcccaaaagaaTGGCAGACTGCATTAAATTCTATTTCTGCACCAGTAGTTTGTTCTGCCATCGTTTTCACTGCAAGCgacaatgaaactttttttttcttttgtgatAATTTCGGCATATCATCATTTTCATTGCAATATTGACGAAAAtggtttttaaataaatgattGTATAACTCATGTTCTCGAGAGTGCAACGATGTTTCATCGGATGGAAAAAGTACACGTCCCTTTTCCAGAACTTTTTTCCATCTAAAGTACCGTTTGCAAATCTGCTGCTGAATTCCAGTAACATTAGAGAAAAGAGTATTCAAAATACCGTTGAAATCTTCAAACGGAAATCCTGAAGAAGCCCACAAGCCTCCAAACTGCGTTACCCAGTCTGGAAAATGCAGTAGTAAATGTACGTTAAATTTGCAATATGTTTCACCGTACAAACGAGgaatattttctacaaaaaaatacaaggCCCGTTTCGCATCTACCAATTCTTGAtcagaaattttggttttcaagtAAATATATATAGCATATATTAATGAGCACCAATGAACCAGGTAATTTGTTGGCCATTCAGCATCCAATAACAAAAAGTGGCTGTAATACAGTAAGAAATTCTTCCACTCAGAAGCTGTCCACTTACTCATAGTAGTCAAAGAACGTGGAGGTCGAGTTATTTCAGTTGGCGGTTGAATGTTCGCAAATTTTTTGTCCATAGAGGTCAGCTTTTTGCCcaaataccaaattttttcGTGGTTACTGGAATCGAACCAAGCCTCAGCAAAGGTTTTTACATTACCTAGCAGAACGCTATGCATATAATCGGGAGAGAAGCAACGTGTGATGTCGAAATTGATTAAGGAACCAATCACGGAAGGTCCTTTTACTCCCCGGataacaatgtttttttttgagtttgaattgaGCATCTGATTGAGAACCGTACTTGCATCTTGTAAATGCTGCTGGATACTTCGTAGAGCGGGAATGTCTGTACCAACATAAACTCTACTTCCTCCGCCGCCGCTTTCATTTTCTACATGAACACTATTCTTCAAGCAATAAGTGCATCCATATAAGCCATTAAATTGCGAGATGTTTTGTAACAAAGGGCGCGCAACTGAATCAGCTACACCCACCAGTACATGAAATTTCACAACGATTGGATTGGTATCATTTTGGCATAAGCCTGATCTTCGTAATAATCCTTTTTGGTTCAAAGTGTTCATTTCGTCAACAAAATTTCTGAAGTACATATCCATGATGGGTTTACTTTGGCCAAACCATAAGCCACACAGCAATTGGTATTTACGTTTCAGTTTTTGCGGTAAATTGTTTATCAACAACTGTATTGGCCATAATGAGTAATTAGATGATCGGAAGGTAGAAACTCCATCTGTACTGAATTGAAGAGTAACATCTGTTCTAACAGGTGGTTCCGCAGTCAGATTTCTGTAATATGAGCCATTGTTAACGTCATTGAATCCTTCTCTGTTCACCATAGTGAGATAGTCGTCGCTATTAATGAACCTTTCCAATGCACTGCTAACTGGAATGTAGTAAAAGAAGAGATTTTTTGATAGGAGATTGGTTTTATCATATTCTGTTCCGCAGTCgttacatataatttttttctgtttcaaatcAGTTGGCGTCAAAGGTACTTCACAATCTCGGCAGAAAAATGTTCGTTGAATCTCCAtggatttaaatttaaattttttgagaaaaaggtaagatgaaattggaattactcgttttggtgaaaaaatatcaatcagACGAAGAAGATCTTCAATGGCACAATCTGACAGTTGATGCCTTAATGCGAACGCCATTATTAAAAGTTCACCTTCAGATACATTCAAATCTTCATCAacactctgaaaaaaaaacgaaaaaataaaaattatgaaaaatgaaattttctagaatttggttttgattttattgagaGGAGGCAAAGAG is from Planococcus citri chromosome 1, ihPlaCitr1.1, whole genome shotgun sequence and encodes:
- the LOC135839339 gene encoding uncharacterized protein LOC135839339, with the translated sequence MDYENADFINFCNDMMIEDELENNKMNDNIDQNIEDELANDQMDDDNESNIIKESVDEDLNVSEGELLIMAFALRHQLSDCAIEDLLRLIDIFSPKRVIPISSYLFLKKFKFKSMEIQRTFFCRDCEVPLTPTDLKQKKIICNDCGTEYDKTNLLSKNLFFYYIPVSSALERFINSDDYLTMVNREGFNDVNNGSYYRNLTAEPPVRTDVTLQFSTDGVSTFRSSNYSLWPIQLLINNLPQKLKRKYQLLCGLWFGQSKPIMDMYFRNFVDEMNTLNQKGLLRRSGLCQNDTNPIVVKFHVLVGVADSVARPLLQNISQFNGLYGCTYCLKNSVHVENESGGGGSRVYVGTDIPALRSIQQHLQDASTVLNQMLNSNSKKNIVIRGVKGPSVIGSLINFDITRCFSPDYMHSVLLGNVKTFAEAWFDSSNHEKIWYLGKKLTSMDKKFANIQPPTEITRPPRSLTTMSKWTASEWKNFLLYYSHFLLLDAEWPTNYLVHWCSLIYAIYIYLKTKISDQELVDAKRALYFFVENIPRLYGETYCKFNVHLLLHFPDWVTQFGGLWASSGFPFEDFNGILNTLFSNVTGIQQQICKRYFRWKKVLEKGRVLFPSDETSLHSREHELYNHLFKNHFRQYCNENDDMPKLSQKKKKVSLSLAVKTMAEQTTGAEIEFNAVCHSFGKFNGMVCHSSQFSDLKKRNNSYVRLKDSGQFVYIKNILVVRECLEKKEIVVIEAEKINCKLVNEKTIFNRYVKPLYHFGEHLGSTIVVTPDSIQNKCIGLFIKSSERVVIIPLVNYFEIGW